A genomic stretch from Cryptosporangium minutisporangium includes:
- a CDS encoding ABC transporter substrate-binding protein, with translation MTRASLPVAAVRALALTLLVALGTAGCAPADEDTETTASASASSECAPGSLPTQKSGTLTIGTDKPAYGPWYVDDDPTNGKGFESAVAYAVADQLGYPKDKVTWVTVPFNNAIAPGKKTFDFDINQVSISDERKNAVDFSSGYYDVRQAVIALKSSPAAKAKSIADLKQYRLGAQVGTTSLGVIEDVIKPTGKPSIYQKNDLAKTALKNGQVDAIVVDLPTAFYITGAEITDAAVVGQFENTVGTPEQFGLVLDKGSKLTTCVSGAVDALRKDGKLASIEQEWLSKATNAPVLK, from the coding sequence ATGACCCGCGCCTCTCTCCCTGTGGCCGCCGTTCGCGCCTTGGCCCTCACTCTGCTCGTCGCACTGGGGACCGCCGGCTGCGCGCCGGCCGACGAAGACACCGAGACCACGGCGAGCGCCTCCGCGTCGTCCGAGTGCGCGCCCGGATCGCTCCCCACGCAGAAGTCGGGCACGCTGACGATCGGGACCGACAAGCCGGCGTACGGACCCTGGTACGTCGACGACGACCCGACGAACGGCAAGGGCTTCGAGTCCGCGGTGGCTTACGCCGTGGCCGACCAGCTCGGTTACCCCAAGGACAAGGTGACCTGGGTGACCGTGCCGTTCAACAACGCGATCGCGCCGGGCAAGAAGACGTTCGACTTCGACATCAACCAGGTCAGCATCTCGGACGAGCGGAAGAACGCGGTCGACTTCTCGTCCGGCTACTACGACGTCCGGCAGGCGGTCATCGCGCTGAAGAGCTCGCCGGCCGCGAAGGCGAAGAGCATCGCAGACCTGAAGCAGTACCGGCTCGGGGCGCAGGTCGGCACCACGTCGCTGGGCGTGATCGAGGACGTCATCAAGCCGACCGGTAAGCCCTCGATCTACCAGAAGAACGACCTGGCCAAGACCGCGCTGAAGAACGGTCAGGTGGACGCGATCGTCGTCGACCTGCCGACCGCGTTCTACATCACCGGCGCCGAGATCACCGACGCGGCGGTCGTCGGCCAGTTCGAGAACACCGTCGGGACGCCGGAGCAGTTCGGCCTCGTGCTCGACAAGGGCTCGAAGCTCACCACCTGCGTCTCCGGTGCCGTCGACGCCCTGCGCAAGGACGGCAAGCTCGCGAGCATCGAGCAGGAGTGGCTGTCGAAGGCCACGAACGCGCCCGTCCTGAAGTGA